Genomic segment of Paenalkalicoccus suaedae:
ATGGACATAATTGTTCTAGCTCCAGTTTTCACTTGGTAGCGCTTGTTCTCTAAACAAGCTTCTCGAAACACCCACTCTCCATAAGGAATAATGAGTCCGGTCTGTTCTAAAACAGGAATAAATTTGTCAGGGAATACGTGGCCAAGCTTCGTTGAGTTCCATCTCATCAGAGCTTCGAAGCCTCTTAAAGTGGAAGTCCCTGCGTCATAGAGTGGCTGATAGTGTATCGAGAGCTCCTGATGGTTGAGCGCTTCACGAAGCTCTGCCTCAACGAGGATACTTTCGTTTATTTCTATTTTCATGTGATTCGAATAAAAGCGATATTGGTTTTTCCCACCATTTTTCGCACGGTACATAGCTGCGTCCCCATTTTGCATGAGCTCTTCAAAGCTTTGCCCGTGCTGTGGATACATGACTATACCAACACTTGCACTTAAATAAAACAACATATCGTGAATTTTAACAGGTTCGCCAACTAGCTCTAAAATTCGTCTCGTCAAGCTCCTCAGTGCTAAAGGAAAGTCTTCAACCTCCGTCTTTTTATACATGATGAGTAGAGCAAACTCATCGCCACCCATTCTAGACAGCATTTCTCCACTTGTTAGAGCCGGTTTTAAGCGCTCTGTAATGGTGCGCAATAAATCATCTCCAGCATCGTGCCCCATTGTGTCGTTGACCTTTTTGAAATTATCTAAGTCTAAATATAAAATCCCAATATGGTAATCGTCAGCATGTGACGAGAGCCTACTTGTTACTTGTTGCTCAAACAATACTCGATTAGGTAATTGAGTCAGTTGATCAAAATAAGCTAACTGTTTAATCTTCTCTTCCTTCTCAACTAAGGTTGAGACATCGTGCGCTCTGCCAGTAATCAGGAGAATCTCGTTTTTTGCATTAATGACTGGTGTTAGCTTCACATGATAGGTACCATTGCTAACGTCTTGAATCCTTACTTCTGTTATGTATTCTACTGACCCTCTTGAATTCAGGAGCTTTGCTAAATGCTCATTAAATAATTGAACGTTTTTACTATCTGGTAGCACAGTAGAGACTTTTTGTCCTACTAATTGATACTCTTTTTTATTTACAAGCTTTAATAGTGAACTATTTACCGACGTGAGTTCCCCAGTGGCATCTAAACTAAAAATGGCATCATCCGTATTCTCAACGAGCACCTCGTACTTATGGTCAGCAAACTTTGCATGCTCACGATTATATAAAAGCTCATTGTATTGTTCCCTAACCTGCTCTTCTTTTTCAGAAAGAGTTTGGTTGGTATCACCTAATTTTTGCAAGGAATCGACCAAAAAGTCGATGATTCGATATTGATTAAGTAAAATTAACCCCCCAAAAAAGAGTAACGTCATCATTCGTGATACGTACGTTTCGAATGAGGTGGAGTAAGGAATCACATCAAAGTTAAATTGTCTTACCTCAAGTACCCATAAGAGGTTGTACACAGTAAATGTTAG
This window contains:
- a CDS encoding EAL domain-containing protein — its product is MKYKILDVMSISLLTFGALLFLANFLNEQALGDNSLSLLVSPIFIVVLGAFFFKKKLSYSIRVYINLIAVFLVGLLSVHFYGMIGPGMMFFLASSFIGTVLLERKAALTFIAVSFLTFTVYNLLWVLEVRQFNFDVIPYSTSFETYVSRMMTLLFFGGLILLNQYRIIDFLVDSLQKLGDTNQTLSEKEEQVREQYNELLYNREHAKFADHKYEVLVENTDDAIFSLDATGELTSVNSSLLKLVNKKEYQLVGQKVSTVLPDSKNVQLFNEHLAKLLNSRGSVEYITEVRIQDVSNGTYHVKLTPVINAKNEILLITGRAHDVSTLVEKEEKIKQLAYFDQLTQLPNRVLFEQQVTSRLSSHADDYHIGILYLDLDNFKKVNDTMGHDAGDDLLRTITERLKPALTSGEMLSRMGGDEFALLIMYKKTEVEDFPLALRSLTRRILELVGEPVKIHDMLFYLSASVGIVMYPQHGQSFEELMQNGDAAMYRAKNGGKNQYRFYSNHMKIEINESILVEAELREALNHQELSIHYQPLYDAGTSTLRGFEALMRWNSTKLGHVFPDKFIPVLEQTGLIIPYGEWVFREACLENKRYQVKTGARTIMSINISPIQFKDIHFIKNITSILQEVDLAPEFVEIEITESILIDQFDSIVEKLKELRALGVRIALDDFGTGFSSLSYLRKLPIDTLKIDKSFIDDILIEHHPRMIIASIVSMAHEMKLEVVAEGVETKEQVQYLTKHNCDTLQGYYFAKPQLFELLEEKLGV